One Syntrophaceae bacterium DNA window includes the following coding sequences:
- a CDS encoding MBL fold metallo-hydrolase: MKGLLLLFALVAAGLSPGAAGAFEVDVIPTSAGDLEITFIGHGTLMLRHGGKVIHVDPWTQLADYGKLPKADLILVTHEHRDHLDIKAIETVRKNGTEIVASEAAAKQIKGASVLKNGASGTWLGVPVEAVPAYNLVHMRSPGVPYHPKGTGNGYIIRFADKRVYVAGDTENTPEMKALRDIDVAFLPVNLPYTMTPEMAADAAKAFRPKVLYPYHHGETDLRRLVELLQGEKGIEVRIRKMQ; this comes from the coding sequence ATGAAAGGACTATTGCTGCTCTTCGCTCTCGTCGCCGCGGGCCTGTCTCCCGGGGCCGCCGGGGCCTTCGAGGTGGATGTCATCCCCACCTCGGCGGGCGACCTGGAGATCACCTTCATCGGTCACGGGACCCTCATGCTGCGCCATGGCGGGAAGGTCATCCACGTGGATCCGTGGACGCAGCTGGCCGATTACGGGAAGCTGCCGAAGGCCGACCTCATCCTGGTCACCCACGAGCACCGGGACCACCTGGACATCAAGGCCATCGAGACGGTCAGGAAGAATGGCACGGAGATCGTCGCCTCGGAAGCGGCGGCGAAGCAGATCAAGGGTGCCTCAGTCCTGAAGAACGGCGCTTCGGGGACATGGCTGGGCGTCCCTGTCGAGGCGGTCCCCGCCTACAACCTCGTCCACATGCGAAGCCCGGGCGTTCCCTACCACCCGAAGGGAACCGGCAACGGATACATCATCCGCTTCGCCGACAAGCGGGTCTATGTCGCCGGCGACACGGAGAACACGCCGGAAATGAAGGCTCTCCGGGACATCGACGTGGCCTTCCTTCCCGTGAATCTGCCCTACACGATGACGCCCGAGATGGCGGCCGACGCGGCAAAGGCCTTCCGGCCGAAGGTCCTTTACCCCTATCACCACGGCGAGACCGACCTGCGGAGGCTCGTGGAGCTGCTGCAGGGAGAAAAGGGGATCGAGGTCAGGATCCGCAAGATGCAGTGA